Proteins co-encoded in one Malus sylvestris chromosome 7, drMalSylv7.2, whole genome shotgun sequence genomic window:
- the LOC126630270 gene encoding tRNA (guanine(26)-N(2))-dimethyltransferase-like, with protein sequence MGKAFTANENSIKVRRFLPFMAVYSFSYASSSSFVQRPLLRGTHPTQASLPTPSSSLVKTLICRDPQKQKPSKEKKMFARVKVLLQWQYNFDAVDCNRCAVNKPTLLKPAKIRPKSNPPTSRHDNPKFAVATQYSNFNSKTTLDSDCESEFQTERGLKFDVGGTFFRHESATGRDLGLLAAALYEKSKGKLRVLDALCGCGIRSVRYLVEAEADFVLANDANDENRKVITENLSQVESGSGDEARWAVSLTDANRVMTECYLKRDFFDLIDIDSFGSVSSFLRSSFNALKLDGLLYVTSTDGLWSDGHRPQQTLAAYGAYVQPMPYLNELGLRMLIGGAVREASVLGYRVTPLFSYYSYHGPIFRVMLQVNRGKLPDNKHYGFIGYCNSCGSCKEYSWVELGRISCPCSDSKVSKALVVSGPLWTGPLHDTAYITEMLSLAEEWGWAGSETGTDLDKLLNQMVAESDPKLPFGYIKLDEVASRAKVNSPTLRAVVSALQEEGYAVSRSHIESNAIKTNCPMEDCVRIVEQLHQR encoded by the exons ATGGGGAAAGCATTCACTGCGAACGAAAACAGCATTAAAGTTCGGAGATTTTTACCTTTCATGGCGGTTTATTCCTTCTCCTACGCTTCATcttcctcttttgtccaaaggCCACTTCTCCGTGGGACCCACCCAACTCAAGCAAGCTTACCCACACCATCTTCTTCGCTGGTCAAAACTCTAATTTGCAGAGACCCCCAAAAGCAAAAACCcagcaaagagaagaaaatgttcGCAAGAGTGAAGGTGCTCCTCCAATGGCAGTATAATTTCGACG CCGTCGATTGTAACAGGTGTGCAGTGAATAAACCCACATTATTAAAACCCGCCAAAATTAGACCCAAATCCAACCCACCTACTTCCCGCCATGATAACCCTAAATTCGCCGTCGCAACCCAATATTCAAACTTCAATTCAAAGACAACTCTCGATTCCGATTGCGAATCGGAGTTCCAGACTGAGAGGGGTCTTAAATTCGACGTCGGCGGGACCTTCTTCCGCCACGAAAGCGCCACCGGCCGCGACCTCGGCTTGCTCGCTGCCGCGCTGTACGAGAAGTCCAAGGGAAAACTGCGAGTTCTCGATGCACTGTGCGGCTGCGGCATTCGGTCCGTCCGGTACCTCGTCGAGGCGGAGGCCGATTTTGTTTTGGCAAATGACGCGAATGATGAGAACAGGAAAGTTATCACGGAGAACTTGTCGCAGGTGGAGAGTGGTTCCGGGGACGAGGCGAGATGGGCGGTGTCGCTTACGGATGCAAATCGGGTCATGACGGAGTGTTATCTGAAAAGGGATTTCTTTGATTTGATTGATATTGATTCGTTTGGGAGTGTTTCGTCGTTTTTGAGGTCGTCGTTTAATGCTTTGAAGCTGGATGGTTTGCTGTATGTTACTTCGACTGATGGGTTATGGTCCGACGGTCACCGGCCTCAACA AACTTTAGCTGCATATGGAGCTTATGTTCAGCCGATGCCATACTTGAATGAGCTCGGCTTACGAATGCTTATCGGAGGAGCCGTGCGGGAAGCTTCTGTGCTGGGATATCGAGTGACTCCATTGTTTTCATACTATTCATATCATGGACCTATTTTCAGAGTAATGCTCCAAGTCAATCGTGGAAAGCTTCCGGATAACAA ACATTATGGTTTCATCGGTTACTGCAACAGCTGTGGAAGTTGTAAAGAGTACTCATGGGTTGAACTTGGTCGGATCAGTTGCCCCTGCAGTGACTCAAAG GTTTCCAAGGCACTAGTTGTTTCTGGCCCTCTCTGGACAGGGCCCTTGCATGACACTGCTTACATTACAGAAATGTTAAGTTTGGCCGAGGAGTGGGGATGGGCAGGCAGTGAAACAGGAACTGATTTGGACAAACTTTTGAACCAAATGGTGGCAGAGAGTGATCCAAAATTACCCTTTGGCTACATCAAGTTGGACGAG GTGGCAAGCCGCGCGAAAGTAAATTCTCCGACGCTGAGAGCCGTGGTGTCCGCCCTTCAAGAG GAGGGATATGCTGTGAGTCGGTCACACATTGAATCCAATGCAATCAAGACGAACTGTCCAATGGAAGACTGCGTTAGAATTGTCGAGCAACTTCATCAGCGCTGA